The proteins below are encoded in one region of Triticum aestivum cultivar Chinese Spring chromosome 1B, IWGSC CS RefSeq v2.1, whole genome shotgun sequence:
- the LOC123123990 gene encoding COP9 signalosome complex subunit 1 isoform X1 — protein MDVEDELPTAPASADGGESSHALVSGDQFDVEAYAAQYSGRTRVARLLFIAEKCGSEQMRLDALRLAYDWALKGEDTALHRDVSAKIAGRLGPRYAADQAWSDAVERRALLRKDKLDSELNVYRTNLIKESIRMGYNDLGDFHYAQGHLSDAFKSYIRTRDYCTTSKHVVQMCLNVILVSIELGQFMHVSNYVIKAEQTPDDMDPITAAKLRAAAGLAYMETNKYKLAARKFIETGSELRSNYSEVIAPQDVAVYGALCALASFDRSELKSKVIDNYNFRNFLELVPEVRELVNDFYASRYGSCLGYLEKLKSNLLLDMHLHAHIETLYKDIRHKAIIQYTFPFISVDLNLMAVAFQTSVSLLEKELAALITDNKIQARIDSHNKILYASHADQRNGTFQRALQTGIEFERDVKSMLLRANLLKHEYSQKAAERKSTTAAPAVQEIKNC, from the exons ATGGACGTCGAGGACGAGCTCCCGACCGCCCCCGCGTCCGCGGACGGCGGCGAATCCTCGCACGCGCTGGTGTCCGGCGACCAGTTCGACGTGGAGGCGTACGCGGCGCAGTACTCGGGGCGCACGCGCGTGGCGCGGCTTCTCTTCATCGCGGAGAAGTGCGGGTCGGAGCAGATGCGGCTGGATGCGCTCCGGCTGGCCTACGACTGGGCCCTCAAGGGAGAGGACACGGCCCTCCACCGCGACGTCTCCGCCAAGATCGCCGGCCGCCTCGGCCCCCGCTACGCAGCCGACCAGGCCTGGTCCGACGCCGTCGAGCGCCGCGCCCTGCTGCGCAAGGATAAGCTTGACAGCGAGCTCAATGTCTACAGG ACCAATCTGATCAAAGAGAGTATTCGGATGGGCTACAATGACCTTGGTGATTTCCACTATGCTCAAGGCCACCTTTCAGACGCCTTCAAGAGCTATATCAGGACCCGCGATTACTGCACGACCTCCAAGCATGTTGTTCAGATGTGCTTGAATGTCATACTTGTTAGCATTGAGCTGGGGCAATTTATGCACGTGTCAAATTATGTCATCAAGGCGGAGCAGACCCCAGACGATATGGATCCTATTACTGCCGCCAAGTTGCGAGCTGCTGCTGGATTAGCCTACATGGAAACAAACAAGTACAAACTTGCTGCCCGGAAG TTTATAGAGACAGGATCAGAGCTAAGGAGCAACTATTCTGAAGTTATAGCTCCACAAGATGTTGCTGTCTATGGTGCACTATGCGCGCTTGCTTCTTTTGATCGCTCAGAGCTGAAG AGCAAAGTTATTGACAACTACAATTTTCGCAATTTTTTGGAGTTAGTGCCTGAAGTAAGGGAGCTGGTAAATGATTTTTATGCAAG CCGCTATGGGTCATGTCTGGGATATCTTGAGAAGCTGAAGTCAAACCTGCTGCTGGATATGCATTTGCATGCGCATATAGAAACTCTGTACAAGGACATTCGACACAAAGCCATCATACAGTACACATTCCCATTCATATCTGTTGATCTCAACTTGATGGCTGTTGCCTTCCAGACCTCCGTGTCCCTGCTAGAGAAAGAGCTGGCAGCGCTTATCACTGATAACAAAATACAG GCTCGTATCGACTCGCACAACAAGATTCTATACGCAAGCCACGCCGACCAAAGGAACGGAACTTTCCAGCGTGCTCTGCAGACTGGCATTGAGTTTGAGAGGGATGTCAAGTCCATGCTTCTGAGGGCGAACCTCCTCAAGCACGAGTACAGCCAGAAGGCAGCAGAAAGGAAG TCTACTACAGCCGCGCCTGCAGTACAAGAAATTAAGAATTGCTGA
- the LOC123123990 gene encoding COP9 signalosome complex subunit 1 isoform X2 — protein sequence MDVEDELPTAPASADGGESSHALVSGDQFDVEAYAAQYSGRTRVARLLFIAEKCGSEQMRLDALRLAYDWALKGEDTALHRDVSAKIAGRLGPRYAADQAWSDAVERRALLRKDKLDSELNVYRTNLIKESIRMGYNDLGDFHYAQGHLSDAFKSYIRTRDYCTTSKHVVQMCLNVILVSIELGQFMHVSNYVIKAEQTPDDMDPITAAKLRAAAGLAYMETNKYKLAARKFIETGSELRSNYSEVIAPQDVAVYGALCALASFDRSELKSKVIDNYNFRNFLELVPEVRELVNDFYASRYGSCLGYLEKLKSNLLLDMHLHAHIETLYKDIRHKAIIQYTFPFISVDLNLMAVAFQTSVSLLEKELAALITDNKIQARIDSHNKILYASHADQRNGTFQRALQTGIEFERDVKSMLLRANLLKHEYSQKAAERKV from the exons ATGGACGTCGAGGACGAGCTCCCGACCGCCCCCGCGTCCGCGGACGGCGGCGAATCCTCGCACGCGCTGGTGTCCGGCGACCAGTTCGACGTGGAGGCGTACGCGGCGCAGTACTCGGGGCGCACGCGCGTGGCGCGGCTTCTCTTCATCGCGGAGAAGTGCGGGTCGGAGCAGATGCGGCTGGATGCGCTCCGGCTGGCCTACGACTGGGCCCTCAAGGGAGAGGACACGGCCCTCCACCGCGACGTCTCCGCCAAGATCGCCGGCCGCCTCGGCCCCCGCTACGCAGCCGACCAGGCCTGGTCCGACGCCGTCGAGCGCCGCGCCCTGCTGCGCAAGGATAAGCTTGACAGCGAGCTCAATGTCTACAGG ACCAATCTGATCAAAGAGAGTATTCGGATGGGCTACAATGACCTTGGTGATTTCCACTATGCTCAAGGCCACCTTTCAGACGCCTTCAAGAGCTATATCAGGACCCGCGATTACTGCACGACCTCCAAGCATGTTGTTCAGATGTGCTTGAATGTCATACTTGTTAGCATTGAGCTGGGGCAATTTATGCACGTGTCAAATTATGTCATCAAGGCGGAGCAGACCCCAGACGATATGGATCCTATTACTGCCGCCAAGTTGCGAGCTGCTGCTGGATTAGCCTACATGGAAACAAACAAGTACAAACTTGCTGCCCGGAAG TTTATAGAGACAGGATCAGAGCTAAGGAGCAACTATTCTGAAGTTATAGCTCCACAAGATGTTGCTGTCTATGGTGCACTATGCGCGCTTGCTTCTTTTGATCGCTCAGAGCTGAAG AGCAAAGTTATTGACAACTACAATTTTCGCAATTTTTTGGAGTTAGTGCCTGAAGTAAGGGAGCTGGTAAATGATTTTTATGCAAG CCGCTATGGGTCATGTCTGGGATATCTTGAGAAGCTGAAGTCAAACCTGCTGCTGGATATGCATTTGCATGCGCATATAGAAACTCTGTACAAGGACATTCGACACAAAGCCATCATACAGTACACATTCCCATTCATATCTGTTGATCTCAACTTGATGGCTGTTGCCTTCCAGACCTCCGTGTCCCTGCTAGAGAAAGAGCTGGCAGCGCTTATCACTGATAACAAAATACAG GCTCGTATCGACTCGCACAACAAGATTCTATACGCAAGCCACGCCGACCAAAGGAACGGAACTTTCCAGCGTGCTCTGCAGACTGGCATTGAGTTTGAGAGGGATGTCAAGTCCATGCTTCTGAGGGCGAACCTCCTCAAGCACGAGTACAGCCAGAAGGCAGCAGAAAGGAAGGTGTGA
- the LOC123124002 gene encoding RHOMBOID-like protein 2, translating into MAGSRRDADQKEKAPPAAPPQQQPGREEEREWVPWIVPVFVAANVALFAVAMYANNCPAHARGGRGGRKCVGAGFLRRFAFQPLSQNPLLGPSSATLQKLGALVWDKVVHEHQGWRLVTCIWLHAGVVHLLANMLSLVLVGLRLEQQFGFVRVGVIYLVSGVGGSVMSSLFIRDNISVGASGALFGLLGAMLSELFTNWTIYTNKAAALVTLLFVIAVNLAIGILPHVDNFAHIGGFLTGFLLGFVLLMRPHYGWAQRYVLPSSVKDVGRKFLAYQWALLALASVLVVIGLAVGMAMLFRGVNGNEHCEWCHYLSCVPTARWSCGK; encoded by the exons ATGGCCGGCTCGCGGCGCGACGCGGACCAGAAGGAGAAGGCCCCGCCGGCggcgccgccgcagcagcagccgGGGCGCGAGGAGGAGAGGGAGTGGGTGCCGTGGATCGTGCCGGTCTTCGTGGCCGCCAACGTCGCCCTGTTCGCCGTGGCGATGTACGCCAACAACTGCCCCGCGCACgcgcgcggcggccgcggcggcaggAAGTGCGTCGGCGCGGGGTTCCTCCGCCGCTTCGCCTTCCAGCCGCTCAGCCAGAACCCGCTCCTCGGGCCCTCCTCCGCCAC ATTGCAGAAGCTGGGCGCGCTCGTGTGGGACAAGGTGGTGCACGAGCACCAGGGGTGGAGACTCGTGACCTGCATCTGGCTCCACGCCGGCGTCGTCCACCTGCTCGCCAACATGCTCAGCCTCGTGCTCGTCGGGCTCAGGCTGGAGCAGCAGTTCGGATTTG TGAGAGTCGGCGTCATCTACCTCGTCTCCGGCGTCGGGGGCAGCGTGATGTCGTCCCTGTTCATCAGAGACAACATCTCCGTGGGCGCGTCCGGTGCGCTCTTCGGGCTCCTCGGAGCCATGCTCTCAGAGCTCTTCACCAACTGGACCATCTACACCAACAAG gcggcggcgctggtgaCGTTGCTGTTCGTGATCGCGGTCAATCTGGCGATCGGCATCCTGCCGCACGTGGACAACTTCGCGCACATCGGGGGGTTCCTCACGGGGTTCCTCCTCGGGTTCGTACTGCTCATGCGCCCGCACTACGGCTGGGCGCAGCGCTACGTGCTGCCGTCCTCCGTCAAGGACGTCGGCCGGAAGTTCCTGGCCTACCAGTGGGCTCTGCTCGCCCTGGCCTCGGTCCTGGTCGTCATCGG GCTGGCGGTTGGGATGGCGATGCTCTTCCGAGGGGTGAACGGCAACGAGCACTGCGAGTGGTGCCACTACCTCAGCTGCGTGCCGACCGCCAGATGGAGCTGCGGGAAATGA